Proteins encoded by one window of Arachis ipaensis cultivar K30076 chromosome B04, Araip1.1, whole genome shotgun sequence:
- the LOC107637326 gene encoding uncharacterized protein LOC107637326, whose amino-acid sequence MGAALLPHAAFGIRPFVINHPFICRRTTSFAAIRNRNCFFAEKRISRPFSIVYSGAKDSDDSFSEVVVGQDGHLGRSEATGLEDELTMTKEALVVAQAKQDALEKERNQLLEKLAQSEAEKAEYMSEISHDNEVDIPEVEAAKSLFQKALKETVEERFDLESKLVLAKQDAIDLAVQVEKLAEIAFHQATIHILQDAQLKISSAETTAAEGAHLIEKQIMDATESTISSIVEKSEFAIGRALAIAEEASEHAKKTTETLIDNASPFDQIASVQAENMKLQGIVSDLESQLIIARNEVNGLKLEVEQTRQQQKAFEQRAIDAERALLDFKESTGKNILKQVEEIKTFMKKMKIDVTKRTKAVSKTFKTDLKNIKATVEAAKQMVRLKDYAYLNRFKALQRSLKASEDASRVWRHRTEMAESFLLRESRQDEGDADSIYVVNGGRIDFLKADDSQKWKLLSVGPRREIPQWMARRIQEISTKFPPRKIGVAEPLTSKFRPLELPKEDEVWSIAQEKLKQGDALDEHIRETLEKKRNALETALKRKAKQGDPDETKLESATGTGREIVFQAFNWESWRKPWYSELASKSSDLSQAGITAVWLPPPTQSVAPQGYMPSDLYDLNSSYGSVEDLKSCIQEMHSQDLVVLGDVVLNHRCAQKQSPNGVWNIYDGKLAWGPEAIVCDDPNFEGRGNPSSGDIFHAAPNIDHSQDFVRKDIKEWLKWLRSDIGYDGWRLDFVRGFSGTYVKEYIEASNPVFSIGEYWDAMNYEHGNLCYNQDAHRQRIVDWVNATGGTSAAFDMTTKGILHCALLGEYWRLIDPQGKPTGVMGWWPSRAVTFIENHDTGSTQGHWPFPRDKLMEGYAYILTHPGTPTIFYDHFYDFGIRDVLTELIEARKRGGIHCRSPTKIFHANSEGYVARVGDSLVLKLGHFAWSPSKENLLEGSWKKFIDKKTDYQVWLRE is encoded by the exons atgggAGCTGCTTTGTTGCCTCATGCAGCATTTGGGATTCGTCCCTTTGTTATAAACCACCCTTTTATATGTAGAAGAACAACTTCATTTGCAGCAATTAGAAACAG GAATTGTTTCTTTGCTGAGAAGAGAATCTCCAGACCATTTTCTATTGTTTACTCTGGAGCT AAGGATTCAGATGATTCATTCTCTGAGGTGGTTGTTGGTCAAGATGGTCATTTGGGAAGAAGTGAAGCTACGGGGTTAGAAGATGAATTAACGATGACTAAGGAAGCTCTTGTAGTGGCACAAGCGAAACAAGATGCTCTTGAGAAGGAGAGAAATCAATTGCTTGAAAAACTGGCTCAATCTGAGGCCGAAAAGGCGGAGTACATGTCAGAGATTTCTCATGACAATGAGGTAGATATACCAGAAGTTGAGGCCGCCAAGTCTCTTTTCCAAAAAGCTCTAAAGGAGACAGTTGAAGAGAGGTTCGATTTGGAATCTAAGCTGGTCCTTGCCAAACAAGATGCTATTGATCTTGCTGTGCAGGTTGAAAAGTTAGCAGAGATTGCATTCCATCAGGCAACTATTCATATACTACAAGATGCTCAACTCAAAATTTCATCGGCAGAAACCACAGCCGCTGAAGGAGCTCATCTAATTGAAAAGCAAATCATGGATGCAACTGAAAGTACAATATCATCCATTGTGGAAAAGTCAGAATTTGCTATAGGGAGAGCCCTAGCTATAGCAGAAGAAGCGAGTGAACATGCAAAAAAAACCACAGAAACACTAATAGATAATGCCTCTCCATTTGATCAAATTGCTTCTGTCCAGGCCGAAAATATGAAGTTGCAGGGAATAGTAAGTGATTTAGAATCTCAGTTGATTATTGCAAGAAATGAGGTTAATGGACTGAAGTTGGAAGTGGAACAAACCAGACAACAGCAAAAGGCATTTGAACAAAGAGCTATTGATGCAGAGAGGGCTTTGCTTGATTTTAAGGAGTCAACTGGGAAAAATATTTTGAAGCAGGTAGAGGAGATCAAGACATTTATGAAGAAAATGAAGATCGATGTTACAAAAAGAACAAAGGCAGTTTCCAAGACTTTTAAGACTGACTTGAAGAACATAAAGGCTACTGTTGAAGCTGCCAAACAAATGGTGCGTTTGAAAGATTATGCCTACCTAAATAGATTCAAAGCACTTCAGAGATCATTAAAAGCTTCAGAAGACGCTTCAAGGGTATGGAGACATAGAACTGAAATGGCGGAATCATTCTTATTGAGGGAAAGCCGGCAAGATGAAGGGGATGCGGATTCCATCTATGTTGTTAATGGCGGACGGATAGACTTTCTGAAAGCTGATGATTCTCAAAAATGGAAACTGCTAAGTGTCGGTCCTCGTAGAGAGATACCTCAGTGGATGGCAAGAAGAATTCAGGAAATTTCTACCAAGTTTCCACCAAGAAAAATTGGTGTAGCAGAACCATTGACATCAAAATTCAGACCCTTAGAGTTACCTAAAGAAGATGAAGTATGGTCCATTGCACAAGAAAAGCTAAAGCAAGGGGATGCTTTAGATGAACATATTAGAGAAACACTCGAGAAAAAGCGAAATGCATTGGAGACTGCTCTTAAAAGGAAGGCTAAGCAGGGAGACCCTGATGAAACAAAATTAG AGTCAGCAACTGGAACAGGACGCGAGATTGTG TTTCAAGCTTTTAATTGGGAGAGCTGGAGAAAACCGTGGTATTCTGAATTAGCTTCTAAATCTTCTGATCTATCTCAAGCTGGTATAACAGCAGTGTGGCTACCACCGCCAACACAATCTGTTGCTCCCCAAG GTTATATGCCTTCTGATCTTTACGACTTGAATTCAAGCTATGGTTCTGTGGAAGACCTTAAAAGTTGTATACAGGAAATGCATTCTCAAGATCTGGTG GTCTTGGGAGATGTTGTACTTAATCATCGATGTGCACAGAAACAG AGTCCAAATGGTGTTTGGAACATTTATGACGGCAAGCTTGCATGGGGACCTGAAGCAATTGTATGTGACGATCCCAATTTTGAGGGCCGTGGAAATCCATCAAGTG GTGATATATTCCATGCAGCACCAAATATTGATCATTCTCAGGACTTTGTACGGAAAGATATCAAGGAATGGTTAAAATGGCTTCGAAGTGACATAGGTTATGATGGATGGAGGCTTGATTTTGTGAG AGGCTTTTCTGGTACATACGTAAAAGAATATATTGAAGCATCAAACCCTGTTTTTTCCATTGGAGAATATTGGGACGCCATGAATTATGAACATGGAAATTTGTGTTACAACCAAG ATGCTCATCGACAACGGATAGTTGACTGGGTCAACGCTACAGGAGGCACTTCAGCTGCATTTGATATGACAACAAAG GGGATACTTCATTGTGCTTTGCTTGGTGAATATTGGAGACTGATAGATCCTCAAGGGAAACCTACAGGAGTAATGGGATGGTGGCCTTCTCGTGCTGTTACATTCATAGAGAATCATGACACAGGGTCTACTCAG GGTCACTGGCCATTTCCACGAGACAAGCTCATGGAGGGATATGCATATATCTTGACTCATCCCGGAACG
- the LOC107635405 gene encoding histone H3.2, with the protein MARTKQTARKSTGGKAPRKQLATKAARKSAPATGGVKKPHRFRPGTVALREIRKYQKSTELLIRKLPFQRLVREIAQDFKTDLRFQSSAVAALQEAAEAYLVGLFEDTNLCAIHAKRVTIMPKDIQLARRIRGERA; encoded by the coding sequence ATGGCACGTACCAAGCAGACAGCTCGCAAATCCACCGGCGGTAAGGCTCCAAGGAAGCAGCTGGCAACTAAGGCCGCCAGAAAGTCAGCTCCGGCGACCGGAGGAGTTAAGAAGCCTCATCGTTTCCGTCCAGGAACGGTGGCTCTGAGAGAAATCAGGAAGTACCAGAAGAGCACTGAACTTTTGATTCGTAAGCTTCCGTTCCAGCGTCTTGTTCGTGAAATCGCCCAGGATTTCAAGACTGATCTCCGATTCCAGAGCAGCGCCGTCGCCGCTCTACAGGAAGCTGCTGAGGCTTACCTCGTCGGTCTTTTCGAGGATACTAACCTTTGCGCCATTCATGCCAAGAGAGTCACCATTATGCCGAAGGATATTCAGTTGGCTCGCAGAATCAGAGGCGAGAGGGCTTAA
- the LOC107637327 gene encoding serine/threonine-protein phosphatase 7 long form homolog, protein MQPNKNLLVRKLDPPQLWNPMVENYLRATGFYHVSRIGVIRGFHHMLAALIERWRPETYSFVLPVGEVTVTLEYVVHIFGLPIDGEPVSGWTDSSSDFLQSHSIAIFGREPSVNHSSKSYIKLGWVRRIRDAESLDTEESIRRYVRCQIFCLLGSTLFTDKSTTYAHAKYLLLLRDFEQIHTYSWGSACLAHLYRTLCRASRYDTKEMNGPLNLLFIWAWKRMPCLAPVPRQTLPPAEIPVARRWSHSERTTAWLSKTVETFSHDIDYIQEVNSYGFSDPFFQPLLLGF, encoded by the exons ATGCAGCCTAACAAGAATTTGTTGGTGCGTAAACTGGATCCGCCACAGTTGTGGAATCCGATGGTGGAGAACTACTTACGCGCCACGGGATTCTATCACGTCTCTAGAATTGGAGTCATAAGAGGATTTCACCACATGTTAGCTGCTCTGATTGAAAGGTGGAGGCCAGAAACCTACAGCTTTGTATTGCCGGTCGGTGAGGTTACAGTGACATTAGAGTATGTCGTTCATATATTCGGCCTACCCATTGATGGAGAGCCTGTCAGTGGATGGACAGATAGTAGTAGCGACTTCCTTCAAAGTCATAGCATAGCGATATTCGGTCGTGAGCCATCAGTCAATCATTCTTCGAAGTCCTATATAAAGCTGGGTTGGGTTCGACGTATCAGAGACGCAGAGTCGTTGGACACTGAGGAGTCCATCAGGAGATACGTCAGATGTCAGATCTTCTGTTTGTTAGGGTCAACCCTATTCACGGACAAATCGACCACATATGCCCATGCGAAATATCTACTATTGCTTCGCGATTTCGAGCAGATCCATACTTATAGTTGGGGGTCAGCATGTCTCGCGCATCTTTACAGAACACTATGTCGTGCATCACGATATGATACAAAGGAGATGAATGGCCCTCTGAATCTGTTGTTTATTTGGGCATGGAAGCGAATGCCGTGTCTTGCTCCCGTACCGAGACAAACCCTTCCACCGGCCGAGATACCAGTTGCCAGGAG GTGGAGTCATTCGGAACGGACCACAGCGTGGTTATCGAAGACCGTAGAGACATTCAGTCATGATATAGACTACATACAAGAGGTAAATAGTTATGGTTTTTCTGATCCATTTTTCCAACCATTATTGTTAGGGTTCTAA
- the LOC107637328 gene encoding uncharacterized protein LOC107637328 — MFCIRHIGSNFLRAFKVPHLQKLVVNIGYSKTVEEYNINYKRLEERGEAYARWCDAIGLRHWVLAFDEGHRWGHMTTNLVECINSVLKGARNLPVLALVQATYYRLNELFTQKSAETHERKRAGFTYSAGNIVVHRFDRRNDVFEVHEMTTEKVLVVDLARRTCDCGYFQVERIPCRHVIACCANQRLDWQLYVHDVYKMAEVCKVYRFEFTPLGDPETWPAYEGPTLVANPTLR, encoded by the exons ATGTTTTGTATAAGACACATTGGCAGTAACTTCTTAAGGGCATTCAAAGTCCCTCACTTGCAGAAGCTTGTTGTCAACATAGGGTATTCAAAAACGGTGGAGGAGTACAATATCAACTATAAGAGGTTGGAAGAGCGAGGCGAGGCATATGCCAGGTGGTGCGATGCCATTGGACTCAGACATTGGGTATTGGCATTCGACGAGGGACATCGATGGGGCCATATGACAACGAACCTTGTCGAGTGCATTAACTCAGTGTTGAAGGGTGCCCGTAATTTACCTGTGTTGGCGCTGGTCCAAGCAACATATTATAGGTTAAATGAACTCTTTACGCAGAAGAGTGCCGAGACTCACGAACGCAAGCGTGCTGGATTTACGTACTCT GCTGGGAATATAGTTGTCCACCGCTTTGATAGACGAAATGATGTGTTTGAGGTGCACGAAATGACTACTGAAAAGGTGTTAGTTGTTGATCTTGCACGACGGACGTGTGACTGTGGGTACTTTCAGGTTGAACGAATACCATGTCGCCATGTTATTGCTTGTTGTGCTAACCAGCGTCTCGATTGGCAGTTGTATGTGCATGATGTGTACAAGATGGCGGAGGTTTGTAAGGTATATAGATTTGAGTTCACACCATTAGGAGATCCCGAGACATGGCCTGCTTATGAGGGACCCACATTGGTCGCTAATCCCACCCTGAGGTGA
- the LOC107635406 gene encoding protein RIK isoform X1 codes for MTEDSSVRVSSSDEANVPNDASHARQRKKKRKWDQPAESLVAVGMAVPGVIPLSTTATLGGGISYPGIAPVSGAVLTNPLVASVQQQTTIGAVQKPNQQKIQDELIIAREIVINDAESSVRYKLTKRQTQEEIQRCTGAIVITRGKYRQPNAPADGEKPLYLHISAGAHIKETAERILAVDRAAAMIEEMLRQGPNSQLVSSAPPSILANGLKVFSESVFLGFDADPSLNIAARIRGPNDQYINHIMNETGATVILRGHGSGSDECSNGEDGQQPMHLFLSSNNAKSLEDAKLLAENLLDTISVECGVSRVSSCKVYSAVPQPQQVYSAVPPPQQVYSAVPPPQQVYSVVPPPQQNPTAISTPLVYSAVPPPQQLLAGVQSSTMGLEATTGLTTSSISSAVGSTPVTPASLVGVPGVATTALAPGATPYSAGYLSSGSQANSIGYTPPSVLGGTSYIGYGGIYPQATPLQQVALVLRHSPSIASTVAPTTSASNEESKSKSTTSSEVEKEKRPPQRRKFQELPVGSNGTRKFNQGLEHLKPNEQSADMAVRKVLTMPAPKKLIQPSSNGMPPPPPRKMPPPPPPPKFHDPPEVKVQDKSESFPKTKSDAVPDTLVKLMEYGDEDDDLDDSSEESLASSPRKVGAQKPFWAL; via the exons ATGACAGAAGATAGCAGCGTTAGGGTTTCTTCTTCCGATGAAGCCAACGTCCCCAACGATGCATCACACGCAAGGCAGAG gaagaagaagagaaagtggGATCAACCAGCTGAGTCGTTGGTAGCGGTTGGGATGGCGGTCCCTGGAGTTATTCCTTTAAGCACCACTGCAACCCTTGGTGGAGGGATTTCATATCCGGGCATAGCTCCAGTCTCTGGTGCAGTTTTAACAAATCCATTGGTGGCATCAGTTCAGCAACAAACTACTATTGGAGCAGTCCAAAAACCTAATCAA CAGAAGATCCAAGATGAATTAATAATTGCTCGAGAAATTGTCATCAACGATGCTGAGTCTTCTGTTCGGTACAAGTTGACAAAACGCCAGACACAAGAGGAG ATTCAGAGGTGCACCGGTGCTATAGTTATCACTAG GGGGAAGTATAGGCAACCTAATGCACCAGCAGATGGAGAGAAGCCATTGTATCTTCACATTTCTGCAGGAGCTCAT ATAAAAGAGACGGCAGAACGAATTTTAGCTGTTGATCGTGCTGCTGCAATGATTGAAGAAATGCTAAGACAGGGGCCGAATTCACAGTTGGTTTCTTCTGCCCCACCTTCCATCCTAGCTAATGGGCTGAAG GTGTTCAGTGAAAGTGTGTTTTTGGGCTTTGATGCTGACCCATCATTGAATATTGCTGCACGAATACGTGGACCAAAT GACCAGTATATAAATCACATTATGAATGAAACAGGAGCTACTGTTATACTGAGAGGACATGGTTCAGGAAGTGATGAATGCTCAAATGGAGAAG ATGGACAGCAGCCCATGCATTTATTTTTGTCGAGTAACAATGCAAAAAGTCTTGAAGATGCTAAGCTTCTGGCTGAAAACCTCTTGGATACAATCAGCGTAGAGTGTGGTGTTTCCag GGTTTCATCATGTAAGGTTTATAGTGCTGTTCCACAGCCACAGCAGGTATATAGTGCTGTTCCACCACCTCAGCAGGTATATAGTGCTGTTCCACCTCCCCAGCAGGTATATAGTGTTGTACCACCTCCCCAGCAGAACCCTACTGCCATTTCAACCCCACTAGTTTACAGTGCTGTTCCACCCCCACAGCAGTTGTTAGCTGGAGTTCAGAGTTCCACAATGGGGCTAGAGGCGACTACAGGCTTAACCACCAGTTCAATATCATCAGCTGTGGGCTCCACACCAGTTACTCCAGCTTCCTTGGTTGGTGTTCCTGGTGTCGCCACTACTGCCCTCGCACCAGGTGCTACACCATATTCTGCAGGATATTTGAGCTCTGGTTCCCAAGCAAACTCAATTGGTTATACTCCCCCTTCAGTATTAGGTGGCACTAGCTATATTGGATACGGTGGAATATATCCCCAAGCTACTCCTTTGCAGCAAGTGGCCCTTGTCCTGCGACACTCTCCTTCCATTGCTTCAACGGTTGCTCCAACAACATCAGCATCAAATGAAGAATCTAAATCTAAGTCGACCACAAGCTCTGAAGTTGAAAAGGAGAAACGGCCACCTCAGAGGCGGAAGTTTCAAGAATTACCAGTTGGCTCAAATGGCACACGGAAATTCAATCAG GGATTAGAGCATTTAAAACCTAATGAACAATCTGCTGATATGGCTGTGAGGAAAGTATTGACTATGCCAGCTCCTAAGAAGTTGATCCAGCCATCATCCAATGGAATGCCTCCTCCTCCCCCAAGAAAAATGCCCCCACCACCACCTCCACCTAAATTTCATGATCCACCTGAAGTTAAAGTACAGGACAAAAGCGAGAGTTTTCCTAAGACAAAATCTGATGCAGTTCCTG ATACTTTGGTGAAGCTGATGGAATATGGAGACGAGGATGATGATCTAGACGATTCTAGTGAGGAATCACTTGCTAGCTCACCGCGCAAAGTTGGGGCTCAAAAGCCTTTCTGGGCTTTATGA
- the LOC107635406 gene encoding protein RIK isoform X2, which yields MTEDSSVRVSSSDEANVPNDASHARQRKKKRKWDQPAESLVAVGMAVPGVIPLSTTATLGGGISYPGIAPVSGAVLTNPLVASVQQQTTIGAVQKPNQKIQDELIIAREIVINDAESSVRYKLTKRQTQEEIQRCTGAIVITRGKYRQPNAPADGEKPLYLHISAGAHIKETAERILAVDRAAAMIEEMLRQGPNSQLVSSAPPSILANGLKVFSESVFLGFDADPSLNIAARIRGPNDQYINHIMNETGATVILRGHGSGSDECSNGEDGQQPMHLFLSSNNAKSLEDAKLLAENLLDTISVECGVSRVSSCKVYSAVPQPQQVYSAVPPPQQVYSAVPPPQQVYSVVPPPQQNPTAISTPLVYSAVPPPQQLLAGVQSSTMGLEATTGLTTSSISSAVGSTPVTPASLVGVPGVATTALAPGATPYSAGYLSSGSQANSIGYTPPSVLGGTSYIGYGGIYPQATPLQQVALVLRHSPSIASTVAPTTSASNEESKSKSTTSSEVEKEKRPPQRRKFQELPVGSNGTRKFNQGLEHLKPNEQSADMAVRKVLTMPAPKKLIQPSSNGMPPPPPRKMPPPPPPPKFHDPPEVKVQDKSESFPKTKSDAVPDTLVKLMEYGDEDDDLDDSSEESLASSPRKVGAQKPFWAL from the exons ATGACAGAAGATAGCAGCGTTAGGGTTTCTTCTTCCGATGAAGCCAACGTCCCCAACGATGCATCACACGCAAGGCAGAG gaagaagaagagaaagtggGATCAACCAGCTGAGTCGTTGGTAGCGGTTGGGATGGCGGTCCCTGGAGTTATTCCTTTAAGCACCACTGCAACCCTTGGTGGAGGGATTTCATATCCGGGCATAGCTCCAGTCTCTGGTGCAGTTTTAACAAATCCATTGGTGGCATCAGTTCAGCAACAAACTACTATTGGAGCAGTCCAAAAACCTAATCAA AAGATCCAAGATGAATTAATAATTGCTCGAGAAATTGTCATCAACGATGCTGAGTCTTCTGTTCGGTACAAGTTGACAAAACGCCAGACACAAGAGGAG ATTCAGAGGTGCACCGGTGCTATAGTTATCACTAG GGGGAAGTATAGGCAACCTAATGCACCAGCAGATGGAGAGAAGCCATTGTATCTTCACATTTCTGCAGGAGCTCAT ATAAAAGAGACGGCAGAACGAATTTTAGCTGTTGATCGTGCTGCTGCAATGATTGAAGAAATGCTAAGACAGGGGCCGAATTCACAGTTGGTTTCTTCTGCCCCACCTTCCATCCTAGCTAATGGGCTGAAG GTGTTCAGTGAAAGTGTGTTTTTGGGCTTTGATGCTGACCCATCATTGAATATTGCTGCACGAATACGTGGACCAAAT GACCAGTATATAAATCACATTATGAATGAAACAGGAGCTACTGTTATACTGAGAGGACATGGTTCAGGAAGTGATGAATGCTCAAATGGAGAAG ATGGACAGCAGCCCATGCATTTATTTTTGTCGAGTAACAATGCAAAAAGTCTTGAAGATGCTAAGCTTCTGGCTGAAAACCTCTTGGATACAATCAGCGTAGAGTGTGGTGTTTCCag GGTTTCATCATGTAAGGTTTATAGTGCTGTTCCACAGCCACAGCAGGTATATAGTGCTGTTCCACCACCTCAGCAGGTATATAGTGCTGTTCCACCTCCCCAGCAGGTATATAGTGTTGTACCACCTCCCCAGCAGAACCCTACTGCCATTTCAACCCCACTAGTTTACAGTGCTGTTCCACCCCCACAGCAGTTGTTAGCTGGAGTTCAGAGTTCCACAATGGGGCTAGAGGCGACTACAGGCTTAACCACCAGTTCAATATCATCAGCTGTGGGCTCCACACCAGTTACTCCAGCTTCCTTGGTTGGTGTTCCTGGTGTCGCCACTACTGCCCTCGCACCAGGTGCTACACCATATTCTGCAGGATATTTGAGCTCTGGTTCCCAAGCAAACTCAATTGGTTATACTCCCCCTTCAGTATTAGGTGGCACTAGCTATATTGGATACGGTGGAATATATCCCCAAGCTACTCCTTTGCAGCAAGTGGCCCTTGTCCTGCGACACTCTCCTTCCATTGCTTCAACGGTTGCTCCAACAACATCAGCATCAAATGAAGAATCTAAATCTAAGTCGACCACAAGCTCTGAAGTTGAAAAGGAGAAACGGCCACCTCAGAGGCGGAAGTTTCAAGAATTACCAGTTGGCTCAAATGGCACACGGAAATTCAATCAG GGATTAGAGCATTTAAAACCTAATGAACAATCTGCTGATATGGCTGTGAGGAAAGTATTGACTATGCCAGCTCCTAAGAAGTTGATCCAGCCATCATCCAATGGAATGCCTCCTCCTCCCCCAAGAAAAATGCCCCCACCACCACCTCCACCTAAATTTCATGATCCACCTGAAGTTAAAGTACAGGACAAAAGCGAGAGTTTTCCTAAGACAAAATCTGATGCAGTTCCTG ATACTTTGGTGAAGCTGATGGAATATGGAGACGAGGATGATGATCTAGACGATTCTAGTGAGGAATCACTTGCTAGCTCACCGCGCAAAGTTGGGGCTCAAAAGCCTTTCTGGGCTTTATGA
- the LOC107635407 gene encoding glycine-rich RNA-binding protein blt801, with translation MAFLNRMGSLLKQSAVRHINQELSGSKPSIFQAIRSMSSSKLFIGGISYSTDEMSLREAFARYGEVVDARVIMDRETGRSRGFGFITFATTEDASSAIQAMDGQDLHGRRIRVNYAAEKSRPGFGGGGGGYGGGGYGGGGGYGGGGYGGGNYGGSDNSGGSYGGGGYGAPASYGGGSTQTSFADSGASNFQFNDNSGGDLPSGGGNTGLGYDHEFDEQKDRTDGEFQDNNLRENNDESSDIAQNRG, from the exons ATGGCGTTCCTCAATAGAATGGGAAGCCTCCTGAAGCAATCTGCTGTCAGGCACATCAATCAAGAGTTGTCTGGATCGAAACCTTCGATTTTCCAGGCTATTCGATCCATGTCATCTTCAAAGCTTTTCATTGGAG GTATTTCATATAGCACAGATGAGATGAGTCTGCGGGAGGCTTTTGCACGCTATGGAGAAGTAGTTGATG CAAGGGTTATTATGGACCGTGAAACTGGAAGGTCCAGAGGTTTTGGATTCATAACTTTTGCAACAACTGAGGATGCATCTTCTGCCATTCAAGCGATGGATGGCCAG GATCTTCATGGTCGGAGAATACGTGTGAACTATGCTGCAGAAAAATCACGTCCAGgatttggtggtggtggtggtggctatGGAGGTGGTGGCTATGGCGGTGGTGGTGGCTATGGAGGTGGTGGCTATGGCGGTGGTAATTACGGTGGTAGTGATAATAGTGGTGGAAGTTATGGAGGTGGTGGATATGGTGCCCCAGCAAGCTATGGCGGTGGCAGCACTCAAACTAGTTTCGCAGATAGCGGTGCTAGTAATTTCCAATTCAATGATAACTCTGGTGGAGATCTTCCCTCTGGTGGAGGCAATACGGGTTTGGGATATGATCATGAGTTTGATGAACAAAAGGACAGAACAGATGGGGAGTTTCAAGACAACAATCTGAGGGAAAAcaatgatgaatccagtgatatcGCACAGAACCGTGGGTGA